From the Babylonia areolata isolate BAREFJ2019XMU chromosome 15, ASM4173473v1, whole genome shotgun sequence genome, one window contains:
- the LOC143290109 gene encoding uncharacterized protein LOC143290109: MLQPLLFLPLIPGVRCNGTASQDSVLYQQFLSGDHGMVDGLPNLALAFAVFGPFIVLLVIVCLVKRYKANKENEVKDIREAPSSPRDDEPSSKKNKKGDIFEEIESEMEKHEEHKKKLALYLKFLSTRDGGNIARTNAKRVKRRGSDGSEGNVSEDENAEDERTERAEQQRQHLAEQLKTMLQANGNVGRAAAIQRQRPAVLD; this comes from the exons ATGCTCCAGCCCCTCCTCTTCCTGCCCCTCATCCCTGGGGTCCGCTGTAATGGCACCGCCTCCCAGGACAGTGTGCTCTACCAGCAGTTCCTATCAG GGGATCACGGCATGGTGGACGGACTGCCCAACCTGGCCCTGGCCTTCGCTGTCTTCGGCCCCTTCATCGTCCTGCTAGTCATCGTCTGTCTGGTCAAGAGGTACAAGGCCAA CAAAGAAAACGAGGTGAAGGACATCCGAGAAGCTCCTTCCTCCCCTCGGGACGACGAGCCCAgttcgaaaaagaacaagaagggcGACATCTTCGAGGAGATCGAGAGCGAGATGGAGAAGCACGAGGAGCACAAGAAGAAGTTGGCCCTGTACCTCAAGTTCCTCTCCACCCGCGACGGGGGCAACATCGCCCGCACCAACGCCAAGAGGGTTAAGAGGAGGGGCTCGGACGGGTCGGAGGGGAACGTGTCGGAGGATGAGAATGCG GAAGACGAACGCACCGAGCGAGCTGAGCAACAGCGGCAGCACCTAGCGGAGCAGCTGAAGACCATGCTGCAGGCCAATGGGAACGTGGGCAGGGCGGCTGCCATCCAGCGTCAGAGGCCCGCAGTGCTGGACTGA